The proteins below come from a single Parageobacillus thermoglucosidasius genomic window:
- a CDS encoding amino acid permease, translated as MQPPKHQQQLHRGLEERHISLMSLGAAIGVGLFLGSANAIKLAGPAILLAYAVSGIVIFFIMRALGEMAVEHPVAGSFSRYAHNYLGPLAGYLTGWNYWFLWVVTCIAEITAAGIYMQFWFPDTPRWIWALAALILMTLINFLAVKAYGELEFWFALIKIVTIVFMIIVGFGMILFGIGNGGVATGISNLWKHGGFFPNGITGVLMSLQMVMFAYLGIEMLGVTAGEVKNPEKSLTKAINSVFWRILIFYVGALFVIMSIYPWNEIGEKGSPFVLTFEKIGIHAAAGIINFVVLTAALSSCNSGIFSTSRMLFNLAEQKEAPPSFAKLTKRGIPGVALIVTALAMLVGVYLNYVSEKAFQWVTSIATFGAIWTWAIILLSQLQFRKRLSPEKRQQLTYKMPLYPYSSYISLAFLILVAILMGYFKDTRIALIIGPAWLILLVVVYYAKGLHKRHSYASDKKTS; from the coding sequence ATGCAACCCCCCAAACATCAGCAACAACTGCACCGTGGATTAGAGGAAAGACATATCTCTCTTATGTCCCTTGGCGCGGCGATCGGAGTCGGCTTATTTCTCGGCTCGGCCAATGCCATCAAACTGGCGGGACCGGCAATTTTGCTGGCATACGCGGTAAGCGGCATCGTCATCTTCTTTATTATGCGCGCGCTTGGAGAGATGGCCGTGGAACACCCGGTGGCCGGTTCATTCAGCCGCTATGCGCACAATTATTTAGGACCGCTTGCCGGTTATTTAACCGGTTGGAACTATTGGTTTTTATGGGTCGTTACTTGTATCGCGGAAATAACAGCCGCCGGCATTTATATGCAATTTTGGTTTCCGGATACGCCAAGATGGATATGGGCGTTAGCTGCTTTAATCTTAATGACATTGATTAATTTCCTCGCCGTCAAAGCATACGGGGAATTAGAATTTTGGTTCGCCCTTATAAAAATCGTCACTATTGTATTTATGATTATCGTCGGCTTTGGCATGATTTTGTTTGGCATCGGCAATGGCGGAGTCGCCACCGGCATCAGCAATCTTTGGAAACATGGCGGCTTTTTCCCAAATGGCATTACCGGTGTGTTAATGTCTTTGCAAATGGTGATGTTCGCCTATTTAGGAATTGAAATGCTTGGCGTTACGGCCGGAGAAGTGAAAAATCCGGAAAAATCGCTTACCAAGGCGATTAATAGCGTATTTTGGCGCATTTTAATTTTCTACGTCGGCGCATTGTTTGTCATCATGTCCATTTACCCTTGGAACGAAATCGGGGAAAAAGGAAGCCCGTTTGTGCTGACGTTTGAAAAAATCGGCATTCACGCTGCGGCGGGAATCATCAACTTCGTTGTTTTAACGGCCGCTTTGTCTTCATGCAATAGCGGAATTTTCAGCACAAGCCGCATGCTCTTTAACCTGGCCGAACAAAAGGAAGCGCCGCCTTCCTTCGCTAAACTGACCAAGCGCGGAATTCCAGGCGTCGCCCTTATCGTCACGGCATTGGCAATGTTAGTCGGCGTTTATTTAAACTACGTTTCCGAAAAAGCTTTCCAATGGGTAACGAGCATCGCCACATTCGGCGCCATTTGGACATGGGCGATTATTTTGCTTTCGCAATTGCAGTTCCGCAAACGCTTAAGCCCGGAGAAACGGCAACAATTAACATATAAAATGCCGCTTTATCCTTACAGTTCATATATTTCTCTTGCCTTCCTGATCTTAGTGGCGATTTTAATGGGCTACTTCAAAGATACACGAATCGCGCTCATTATCGGGCCAGCTTGGCTCATCTTGCTCGTTGTCGTCTATTATGCAAAAGGCTTGCATAAGCGTCATTCTTACGCTTCTGATAAAAAAACAAGTTAG
- a CDS encoding TrmH family RNA methyltransferase has translation MNEQEAKAFIEQLQKEGLLTEETRLIWEMILPERLKRMYDILQQRTRYVTVLTEAVDDPHNQAAVLRTAEAFGVQDVYVVAGRAPFQPNPLVTRHADKWLTLRQQPDIVTAIQDLQAKGYRVYASYLGEGTIRLCDIDVSQPTALLFGNEHSGVSQEAIRVADATFMIPMYGFVQSFNISVAAALALYDVTERARRQAGERYYLSFQEKKELYEKWMWQTLNPRTRERMKARLGRSF, from the coding sequence ATGAACGAACAAGAAGCAAAAGCGTTCATTGAACAGCTGCAAAAAGAAGGATTATTAACGGAAGAGACGCGGCTTATTTGGGAAATGATTTTACCGGAACGGTTAAAACGAATGTATGACATACTCCAACAGCGGACTCGCTATGTTACGGTGTTGACGGAAGCGGTCGATGACCCGCATAACCAAGCGGCTGTTTTGCGCACAGCGGAGGCGTTTGGCGTGCAGGATGTGTATGTTGTGGCAGGAAGAGCGCCGTTCCAGCCGAATCCGCTCGTGACGCGGCATGCCGATAAATGGCTGACGCTCCGGCAGCAACCGGATATTGTAACGGCGATTCAAGATTTACAAGCAAAAGGCTACCGAGTTTACGCTAGCTATCTCGGCGAAGGAACGATCCGCCTTTGCGACATTGATGTGTCGCAGCCGACGGCGCTTCTGTTTGGCAACGAGCATAGCGGCGTGTCGCAAGAGGCGATCCGTGTCGCCGATGCGACGTTTATGATTCCGATGTACGGGTTTGTCCAGAGTTTTAATATATCGGTAGCGGCGGCGCTGGCGTTGTATGATGTTACCGAGAGGGCGCGCCGGCAGGCAGGCGAGCGCTACTATTTATCATTTCAAGAGAAGAAGGAACTATATGAAAAATGGATGTGGCAAACGTTAAATCCGCGCACTCGCGAACGGATGAAGGCGCGGCTCGGCCGCTCTTTTTAG
- the qoxA gene encoding cytochrome aa3 quinol oxidase subunit II has product MKHGKQRGRKWFSWLPLSLLLLLSGCSENIVVLNPKGPVAKEQYDLIMWSIGFMLFIIVVVFALFAAVLIRYREKPENADYEPPDEEGNTLLEIVWTAIPVIIVAALAIPTVKSTFALEKPPRHDVKPLTIHVTSANWKWIFSYPEQNIETVNYVNIPEDVPVKFKLTSAGPMNSFWVPELGGQKYAMDGMETQLILQADHPGSYMGRSANFSGKQFAHMEFEVVAQTQDEFDKWVKEVQQTAPKLNKEKYGEILKPGLVGRMTFSNTHLEWVDHAKQNSHHGDDEKRNDRHGDMESDHYEH; this is encoded by the coding sequence ATGAAGCATGGAAAGCAGCGGGGACGGAAATGGTTTTCATGGCTTCCCCTGTCGTTGTTGCTTCTTTTAAGCGGTTGTAGCGAAAATATAGTGGTATTGAATCCGAAAGGGCCTGTCGCGAAAGAGCAGTATGACTTAATTATGTGGTCGATTGGCTTCATGTTATTCATTATTGTTGTCGTTTTTGCATTGTTTGCGGCTGTGCTCATCCGATACCGCGAAAAGCCGGAAAATGCCGATTATGAGCCGCCGGATGAAGAAGGGAATACGCTGCTGGAAATCGTATGGACGGCGATTCCGGTTATCATTGTCGCCGCATTGGCAATTCCAACGGTGAAGTCGACATTTGCGCTTGAAAAGCCGCCGCGTCATGACGTCAAGCCATTGACGATTCATGTTACGTCGGCAAACTGGAAATGGATTTTCAGCTACCCGGAGCAAAATATTGAAACGGTGAATTATGTCAATATTCCAGAAGATGTTCCAGTAAAGTTTAAACTGACATCTGCTGGACCGATGAACTCGTTTTGGGTGCCGGAGTTAGGCGGACAAAAGTATGCGATGGACGGTATGGAAACGCAGTTGATTTTGCAAGCCGACCATCCGGGTTCGTACATGGGGCGAAGCGCGAACTTCTCCGGAAAACAATTTGCCCATATGGAATTTGAGGTCGTCGCGCAAACGCAAGATGAATTCGACAAATGGGTTAAAGAGGTGCAACAAACGGCGCCAAAGCTCAATAAAGAAAAATACGGCGAAATTTTAAAACCAGGGTTAGTCGGACGGATGACGTTTTCGAATACGCATCTTGAATGGGTAGACCATGCGAAACAAAACAGCCACCATGGGGATGATGAAAAACGCAATGACCGCCATGGGGACATGGAAAGCGATCATTATGAGCATTAA
- the qoxB gene encoding cytochrome aa3 quinol oxidase subunit I — translation MKWSEFFVTGEPLIYAADVAIVLTIIGIVFVLTYFKKWKWLWDEWLTTVDHKKIGIMYIICAVLMLFRGGVDALLMRAQLTVPNMKFLDAQHYNEIFTTHGTIMILFMAMPFLIGLMNIVVPLQIGARDVAFPYLNALSFWLFFFGALLFNISFVIGGSPDAGWTAYFPLASNEFSPGVGNNYYAVALQISGIGTLMTGINFLVTILKMRAPGMTLMRMPMFTWTVLITSVLIIFAFPVFTVALALMTFDRLFGTQFFSMANGGMSMLWANLFWIWGHPEVYIVILPSFGIFSEIVSTFARKRLFGYKAMVGSIVGIAFLSFIVWVHHFFTMGAGPAVNSFFSITTMAIAIPTGVKVFNWLFTLRKGKIRLTTAMLWSLAFIPNFVIGGVTGVMLAMAAADYQYHNSYFLIAHFHYVLIAGTVFACFAGVHYWYPKMFGHLLNEHLGKWAFWLFMIGFNICFFPMYFLGLMGMTRRMYTYAAGLGWTPLNVVATIGAVLMGIGFIVFCYNIYYSARYGERDMTGDPWDGRTLEWATASPPAHYNFPVVPEVTDLDAYWAMKKNGSGYEVKEEQLEPIHMPSNSGRPFLISIAFFFAGFGLVFKWFTLAIIAAIFIILGLILRSFDDDDGYYISVDEIKRTERLARKGA, via the coding sequence ATGAAATGGAGCGAGTTTTTCGTCACTGGTGAGCCGCTCATTTATGCGGCGGATGTCGCGATTGTGCTGACCATTATCGGCATTGTTTTTGTGTTGACATATTTTAAAAAATGGAAATGGCTTTGGGACGAGTGGTTAACGACGGTAGACCATAAAAAAATTGGAATCATGTACATTATTTGCGCTGTGCTCATGTTGTTCCGCGGCGGCGTGGACGCGCTGTTGATGCGGGCGCAGCTGACGGTGCCGAACATGAAATTTCTCGACGCGCAGCATTACAACGAAATTTTTACCACGCACGGTACGATTATGATTTTATTTATGGCGATGCCGTTTCTGATCGGGTTAATGAACATTGTCGTGCCTCTGCAAATCGGGGCGCGCGATGTTGCGTTTCCTTACTTAAATGCGCTAAGCTTCTGGCTTTTTTTCTTCGGCGCACTGCTGTTTAATATTTCGTTTGTTATCGGCGGTTCCCCGGATGCCGGCTGGACGGCGTATTTCCCGCTTGCTAGCAATGAATTTAGCCCGGGCGTCGGAAACAACTATTACGCGGTCGCCTTGCAAATTTCCGGGATTGGCACGCTGATGACCGGAATAAACTTTTTGGTAACGATTTTAAAAATGCGGGCGCCAGGCATGACGCTGATGCGCATGCCGATGTTTACATGGACGGTTTTAATAACAAGCGTGCTGATTATTTTCGCGTTTCCAGTGTTTACGGTCGCATTGGCGCTAATGACATTTGACCGCTTGTTTGGCACGCAATTTTTCTCGATGGCAAACGGCGGCATGTCCATGCTTTGGGCGAATTTGTTCTGGATTTGGGGACATCCGGAAGTGTATATCGTCATTTTGCCGTCTTTTGGGATTTTCTCCGAAATTGTCAGCACATTTGCCCGCAAACGCTTATTTGGCTATAAAGCGATGGTCGGATCGATCGTTGGTATCGCCTTTTTGAGCTTTATCGTCTGGGTGCACCACTTCTTTACGATGGGCGCCGGCCCGGCGGTGAACTCGTTTTTCTCGATAACAACGATGGCGATTGCGATTCCGACCGGAGTGAAAGTGTTCAACTGGCTATTTACGCTCCGCAAAGGGAAAATCCGTTTAACGACGGCGATGCTTTGGTCGCTGGCGTTTATTCCAAACTTCGTCATCGGCGGGGTGACTGGCGTCATGCTCGCGATGGCAGCGGCGGATTACCAATATCATAACAGTTATTTCTTAATTGCCCATTTCCATTACGTGTTAATTGCCGGCACGGTGTTTGCTTGTTTTGCCGGGGTTCATTACTGGTATCCGAAAATGTTCGGCCATCTGTTAAACGAACATTTAGGAAAATGGGCGTTCTGGCTCTTTATGATCGGATTTAACATCTGCTTCTTCCCGATGTATTTCTTAGGATTAATGGGAATGACGCGGCGCATGTACACATACGCTGCTGGGCTTGGTTGGACGCCGCTCAACGTTGTCGCGACAATTGGTGCCGTATTAATGGGAATCGGCTTTATCGTGTTTTGCTATAACATTTATTACAGCGCGCGTTACGGAGAGCGCGACATGACCGGGGACCCGTGGGACGGCCGCACGTTAGAGTGGGCGACAGCTTCGCCGCCGGCGCATTACAATTTCCCAGTTGTGCCGGAAGTAACGGATTTGGACGCTTATTGGGCCATGAAGAAAAATGGCAGCGGGTATGAAGTAAAAGAAGAACAGCTGGAACCGATTCATATGCCAAGCAACTCTGGCCGCCCATTCTTGATTTCCATCGCGTTTTTCTTCGCGGGATTTGGTCTTGTCTTTAAATGGTTTACGCTGGCGATTATCGCTGCGATCTTCATTATTCTTGGGCTGATTCTCCGCTCGTTTGATGATGATGACGGCTATTATATTAGCGTCGACGAAATAAAACGCACGGAACGTTTGGCACGGAAGGGGGCGTAA
- the qoxC gene encoding cytochrome aa3 quinol oxidase subunit III, whose protein sequence is MAEAAHRYDETMPLEYRTQESRLNILGFWIFLGAEVALFATLFATYLVLFQRTGSGPTAKELFEVKDVLIETLLLLTSSFTCGLAVFEMRRNRFSGLLTWLLVTLLLGAGFITFEIREFIHYVHEGATMQTSAFLSSFFVLVGTHGAHVSLGIGWMILIIIQILQRGLTPRTARKVFIVSLYWHFLDVVWIFIFTLVYLTGMVI, encoded by the coding sequence ATGGCAGAAGCAGCTCACCGCTATGATGAAACGATGCCGCTCGAGTATCGGACGCAAGAAAGCCGTTTAAATATTTTAGGATTTTGGATTTTCCTTGGCGCCGAGGTCGCGCTGTTTGCGACCTTGTTCGCCACATATCTTGTATTGTTCCAACGTACGGGAAGCGGCCCTACGGCGAAAGAACTGTTTGAAGTAAAAGACGTGTTGATCGAGACATTGCTTCTTTTGACAAGCAGCTTTACATGCGGGCTCGCCGTTTTTGAAATGCGCCGCAACCGCTTTAGCGGTTTATTAACATGGTTGCTGGTGACGCTTCTTTTAGGCGCGGGATTTATTACATTTGAAATTCGCGAATTTATTCATTACGTGCATGAAGGCGCGACAATGCAAACGAGCGCATTTTTGTCCAGCTTTTTCGTTCTTGTTGGAACGCACGGAGCGCACGTCAGCCTTGGAATCGGCTGGATGATTTTAATTATTATCCAGATTTTGCAGCGTGGCTTGACGCCAAGAACTGCCCGCAAAGTGTTTATTGTCAGCTTGTACTGGCATTTTCTTGACGTTGTTTGGATTTTCATCTTTACACTAGTTTATTTGACTGGGATGGTGATCTAG
- the qoxD gene encoding cytochrome aa3 quinol oxidase subunit IV, whose product MGANHHHETFPWKHIVGFIFSLLLTFAALWVALSSGLSTGAIIGIIVILAVIQASLQLFMFMHMTESDSGKIQTINMAYSFFIAVVVVVGSIWTMSFVL is encoded by the coding sequence ATGGGTGCTAACCATCACCATGAAACATTTCCTTGGAAACATATCGTCGGATTTATTTTCTCGCTTTTATTAACATTCGCGGCGCTGTGGGTCGCGCTGTCTTCCGGATTATCGACAGGAGCGATCATTGGCATTATTGTTATTTTGGCGGTAATTCAAGCAAGCTTGCAGCTATTTATGTTTATGCACATGACGGAGAGTGACAGCGGCAAAATTCAAACGATCAATATGGCATATAGCTTTTTTATCGCGGTCGTCGTTGTTGTCGGTTCGATTTGGACGATGTCATTCGTGTTGTAA